Proteins encoded in a region of the Massilia sp. UMI-21 genome:
- a CDS encoding PAS domain-containing protein — MKNNRIGLILVISSLAVIALVVTLLLQRQQASHAAQVKVQGLGMVRSLAALPVSMLAPGQGPGVLGSVLAYRDNPDFAYAAVSAESGSNLAEVASPGSLVPPAAALVLAAFDERLLPARPGQRAIREFRGPLADAQGRLQVRIGYFEPEHPIGLQDLPFYALIALAMFLLVPLIYLVIKREMAPLAALSEQLRAIPPVSGQAQSSADAEAAQDVHALVNKLNHYIDHAGARILALEQDNVARMAGSRLLEYGSNKMQTVLHCLPDGLLVLDPAGDVTFANGKIEPLLGVPVSDVLSSPVEAWCRDAELRNLLARFRGAGADGRSQISIEFTPDGVPDKRLLATSQALAGHSMAYGTLVVVRDVTREHLARQAGNDFVAHVAHELKSPLNVIGMYGEMLADSGEDDPAIRVEAVNVIQDEVERMASLVNNLLNVSKLETGSMRPERHRVKLDEMLRDAWNQALSRASSKGVTLELQAPREIAAVSIDKDLFRIALNNLLNNAIKYNRPGGSVMLSAEEGDHDVVVAVRDSGIGMSPEDRTRVTEKFFRVRETGDAQRGGHGLGLYLANQIVELHHGRLTIDSELGQGSVFSIHLKKMPALADSTQVL, encoded by the coding sequence ATGAAAAACAACCGGATCGGCCTGATTCTCGTGATCTCGTCGCTGGCCGTGATCGCGCTGGTGGTGACCCTCCTGCTGCAGCGCCAGCAGGCTTCCCATGCGGCCCAGGTCAAGGTCCAGGGCCTGGGCATGGTGCGTTCGCTGGCCGCGCTGCCGGTGTCGATGCTGGCCCCGGGCCAGGGGCCGGGCGTGCTCGGGTCGGTGCTCGCCTACCGCGATAACCCCGATTTCGCCTACGCCGCGGTCAGCGCCGAGAGCGGCAGCAACCTGGCCGAAGTCGCCAGTCCCGGCAGCCTGGTTCCGCCGGCGGCGGCGCTGGTCCTGGCCGCTTTCGACGAACGTCTGCTGCCGGCCCGCCCGGGTCAGCGCGCGATCCGGGAATTCCGTGGTCCGCTGGCCGATGCCCAGGGCAGGCTGCAGGTACGGATCGGCTATTTCGAACCCGAACACCCCATCGGCCTGCAGGACCTGCCCTTCTACGCCCTGATCGCGCTGGCGATGTTCCTGCTCGTGCCCCTCATCTACCTGGTGATCAAGCGCGAGATGGCCCCGCTCGCCGCCTTGAGCGAGCAGCTACGCGCGATCCCGCCCGTTTCCGGCCAGGCGCAGTCCAGCGCCGACGCCGAAGCCGCCCAGGACGTCCACGCCCTGGTCAACAAGCTCAATCACTACATCGACCATGCCGGCGCGCGCATCCTCGCGCTGGAACAGGACAACGTGGCTCGCATGGCCGGCAGCCGTTTGCTCGAGTACGGCAGCAACAAGATGCAGACCGTGCTGCACTGCCTGCCCGACGGCCTGCTGGTACTCGATCCGGCCGGCGATGTCACTTTCGCCAACGGCAAGATCGAGCCCTTGCTGGGTGTGCCGGTGAGCGACGTGCTGTCGAGTCCGGTCGAGGCCTGGTGCCGCGACGCCGAACTGCGCAACCTGCTCGCGCGTTTCCGCGGCGCCGGCGCCGACGGCCGCAGCCAGATCAGCATCGAGTTCACGCCGGACGGCGTGCCGGACAAGCGCCTGTTGGCCACGTCGCAGGCGCTGGCCGGCCACTCGATGGCCTACGGCACCCTGGTCGTCGTGCGCGACGTCACCCGCGAGCACCTGGCGCGCCAGGCCGGCAACGACTTCGTCGCCCACGTCGCCCACGAGCTGAAGTCGCCGCTGAACGTGATCGGCATGTATGGCGAAATGCTGGCCGACAGTGGCGAGGACGACCCGGCGATCCGGGTCGAAGCGGTCAACGTGATCCAGGACGAGGTCGAGCGCATGGCCTCCCTGGTCAACAACCTGCTCAACGTCAGCAAGCTGGAAACCGGCAGCATGCGGCCTGAACGCCACCGCGTCAAACTCGACGAGATGCTGCGCGATGCCTGGAACCAGGCGCTGTCGCGCGCCAGCAGCAAGGGCGTCACGCTCGAGCTGCAGGCGCCGCGCGAGATCGCCGCCGTCTCGATCGACAAGGACCTGTTCCGCATCGCCCTGAACAACCTGCTCAACAACGCGATCAAGTACAACCGTCCCGGCGGCAGCGTGATGCTCTCCGCGGAGGAAGGCGACCACGACGTGGTCGTCGCGGTGCGCGACAGCGGCATCGGCATGAGCCCGGAAGACCGTACGCGCGTGACGGAAAAATTCTTCCGCGTGCGCGAAACCGGCGACGCCCAGCGCGGCGGCCATGGCCTGGGCCTGTACCTGGCCAACCAGATCGTCGAGCTGCACCATGGCCGGCTGACGATCGACAGCGAACTCGGACAGGGAAGCGTGTTTTCCATCCACCTGAAGAAGATGCCGGCACTGGCCGACAGCACCCAAGTTTTATGA
- a CDS encoding phosphoheptose isomerase — MNTQRILAHFQESADLKMKSAAALAQPISQAVELMFGALSNGNKILACGNGGSAADCQHFAAELVGRFERERFPLPAIALTTDTSIITAVGNDYSFKEIFSKQVQAFGQAGDVLLAMSTSGNSANVLAAVEAALEREMRIVAFTGKDGGALAKLLTDADIHINVPHARTARIQEVHLCAIHCICDGIDVALFGGEEE, encoded by the coding sequence ATGAATACTCAACGCATCCTCGCTCACTTCCAGGAGAGCGCCGATCTCAAGATGAAGTCGGCAGCTGCCCTGGCGCAACCTATTTCGCAGGCGGTCGAACTGATGTTCGGCGCCCTGTCCAACGGCAACAAGATCCTGGCCTGCGGCAACGGTGGTTCCGCCGCCGACTGCCAGCACTTCGCTGCCGAGCTCGTCGGACGCTTCGAGCGCGAGCGCTTTCCGCTGCCGGCGATCGCGCTGACCACCGATACCTCCATCATCACGGCGGTCGGCAATGACTACAGCTTCAAGGAAATCTTCTCGAAGCAGGTGCAGGCCTTCGGCCAGGCCGGCGACGTCCTGCTGGCGATGTCGACCTCGGGCAATTCGGCCAACGTGCTGGCCGCGGTCGAGGCCGCGCTGGAGCGCGAGATGCGCATCGTCGCCTTCACCGGCAAGGACGGCGGCGCGCTGGCGAAGCTGCTGACCGACGCCGACATCCATATCAACGTGCCCCACGCACGCACTGCGCGTATCCAGGAAGTCCACCTGTGCGCGATTCACTGCATCTGCGACGGCATCGACGTCGCACTGTTCGGAGGAGAAGAAGAATGA
- a CDS encoding YraN family protein, giving the protein MWPQRLSPRQAQGRDWERAALLHLRRHGLRPVEENFRCKGGEIDLIMRDGDTLVFVEVRQRAADSHGGAAASITPAKIRRLVRAAQVYLLRFPVTPPCRFDVVAIDGERLEWLQDVIN; this is encoded by the coding sequence ATGTGGCCGCAGCGCCTGTCACCGCGGCAAGCTCAGGGCCGCGACTGGGAGCGCGCTGCCCTGCTCCACCTGCGGCGCCACGGCTTGCGGCCGGTCGAGGAGAATTTTCGCTGCAAGGGTGGCGAAATCGACCTGATCATGCGCGACGGCGATACCCTGGTGTTCGTCGAGGTGCGCCAGCGCGCTGCCGACTCCCATGGTGGTGCGGCCGCCAGCATCACTCCCGCCAAGATTCGCCGCCTGGTGCGTGCGGCACAGGTTTACCTGTTGCGCTTTCCCGTCACACCACCCTGCCGCTTCGACGTGGTCGCCATCGATGGCGAGCGGCTGGAATGGCTGCAAGATGTGATTAACTGA
- a CDS encoding response regulator — MKKQILIVDDEAHVIRVLRLMLEREGYDVQSAADGHEALEKMAVRRPDVLVSDIQMEGMDGRELCRTIRARYPDETFPILVMTSMTAASEREWVRELAHIDFLEKPLSPRQLVARLAAHFSH, encoded by the coding sequence ATGAAGAAACAGATTCTGATCGTCGACGACGAAGCACACGTGATCCGCGTCCTGCGGCTCATGCTCGAGCGCGAAGGCTACGACGTGCAAAGCGCCGCGGACGGCCACGAAGCCCTCGAGAAAATGGCCGTGCGGCGTCCCGACGTCCTGGTCAGCGACATCCAGATGGAAGGCATGGACGGGCGCGAGCTGTGCCGGACGATCCGCGCACGCTATCCGGACGAGACCTTCCCGATCCTGGTCATGACCTCGATGACCGCCGCCAGCGAGCGCGAGTGGGTGCGCGAGCTGGCCCACATCGATTTTCTCGAAAAACCCTTGAGCCCGCGCCAGCTGGTGGCGCGCCTGGCCGCCCACTTCAGCCATTGA
- a CDS encoding BON domain-containing protein, translating to MMKTRPLAGLLSKIVLGTALAASLSGCVGLAVGGAVATALSANDRRTIGMQTEDKAINVKAEIKMQQITGENGHVNVTSYNRKVLLTGEVRDDAMKQAAEREVRAIENVVSVINELEIAGPSSYTSRSNDALITTKVKASLVDKKTVSATAFKVTTERGVVYLQGLVTPREGNIAADVAKGVPGVVKVVKIFEYIADEDPRANLAAPSQG from the coding sequence ATGATGAAAACGCGCCCGCTGGCCGGCCTGCTGTCGAAAATCGTATTGGGAACCGCGCTGGCGGCTTCGCTGTCTGGCTGCGTAGGCCTGGCCGTGGGCGGCGCCGTGGCGACCGCCCTGTCGGCCAATGACCGCCGCACCATCGGCATGCAAACCGAAGACAAGGCGATCAACGTCAAGGCCGAGATCAAGATGCAGCAGATCACCGGGGAGAACGGCCACGTCAACGTCACCAGCTACAACCGCAAGGTGCTGCTGACCGGCGAAGTGCGCGACGACGCGATGAAGCAGGCGGCCGAGCGCGAAGTGCGCGCGATCGAGAATGTGGTCTCGGTGATCAACGAGCTGGAGATCGCCGGCCCGTCGAGCTACACCTCGCGTTCCAACGACGCCCTGATCACCACCAAGGTCAAGGCCAGCCTGGTCGACAAGAAGACCGTCTCGGCCACCGCCTTCAAGGTGACCACCGAGCGCGGCGTGGTCTACCTGCAGGGCCTCGTCACCCCGCGTGAAGGCAATATCGCCGCCGACGTCGCCAAGGGCGTGCCGGGCGTGGTCAAGGTCGTCAAGATCTTCGAGTACATCGCCGACGAAGACCCGCGCGCCAATCTGGCCGCGCCTAGCCAGGGTTAA
- a CDS encoding penicillin-binding protein activator, producing the protein MLKKKNIKALLTMAASGVLAGVLSACSSTPLPPDTGCGVPGGFCAPAAPIASPPPAEPSYSPPPPAGQFRTNPVDLPPSAGGRPLAADLNRPGTRIALLLPLQSDALAQPAEAVRAGFMAGYERERQGVTVNVIPTGDSAQATLDAYARAAEQNDIVVGPLARPAVAALATSGAVTKPTVALNHPQTGDPLPRQMLVVGLSLEEEARQVADWAAAEQPAGRALVLTGKTAWQQRLSGAFTARWSQLGLNNAVVELPSSDGYVDGNALAALRARLQVDPPQLVFAALDAVQLRQVRSAIGTSLPTYGTASINPGRDPAMVAPELSGVRILDLPWTVQPDNPLVASYPRWGGDTGGFDMKRLYALGIDAYRIARELALRPNGSFELDGVTGRLSIDMSTGAPVFRRVETGAVYRDGAFEAVAFGR; encoded by the coding sequence ATGCTGAAGAAGAAGAATATCAAGGCGCTGCTGACGATGGCCGCGTCTGGCGTGCTCGCTGGCGTATTGTCGGCTTGCTCAAGTACACCTTTGCCGCCCGACACCGGCTGCGGCGTACCGGGCGGATTTTGCGCGCCCGCCGCGCCGATAGCAAGCCCGCCACCTGCCGAGCCCAGCTATTCGCCTCCACCACCCGCTGGCCAGTTCCGCACCAATCCGGTCGACCTGCCCCCATCCGCCGGCGGCCGCCCGCTCGCTGCCGACCTGAACCGCCCGGGTACGCGCATCGCGCTGCTGCTGCCGCTGCAGTCCGACGCGCTCGCGCAGCCCGCCGAAGCGGTGCGCGCCGGCTTCATGGCCGGTTACGAGCGCGAGCGCCAGGGGGTGACGGTCAACGTGATCCCCACCGGCGATTCCGCACAGGCCACGCTCGACGCCTACGCGCGTGCGGCCGAGCAGAACGATATCGTGGTCGGTCCCCTGGCCCGCCCCGCCGTGGCGGCGCTGGCCACCAGCGGCGCCGTGACCAAGCCGACCGTCGCCCTCAATCACCCGCAGACCGGTGACCCGCTGCCGCGCCAGATGCTGGTGGTCGGCCTGTCGCTCGAAGAAGAAGCGCGCCAGGTAGCCGACTGGGCCGCGGCGGAACAGCCCGCCGGCCGCGCCCTGGTGCTCACCGGCAAGACCGCCTGGCAGCAGCGCCTGTCGGGCGCATTCACGGCGCGCTGGTCCCAGCTGGGCCTGAACAATGCCGTCGTCGAGCTGCCGAGCAGCGACGGCTATGTCGACGGCAATGCGCTGGCCGCCTTGCGCGCGCGCCTGCAGGTCGATCCGCCGCAGCTGGTGTTCGCCGCCCTCGACGCCGTCCAGCTGCGCCAGGTGCGCAGCGCCATCGGGACCTCGCTGCCGACCTACGGCACCGCCTCGATCAACCCGGGCCGCGATCCGGCCATGGTCGCGCCCGAGCTGAGCGGCGTGCGCATCCTCGACCTGCCCTGGACCGTGCAGCCGGACAATCCGCTGGTGGCGAGCTATCCGCGCTGGGGCGGCGACACCGGCGGCTTCGACATGAAGCGCCTGTACGCGCTCGGCATCGACGCCTACCGCATCGCCCGCGAACTGGCCCTGCGTCCCAACGGATCGTTCGAGCTCGACGGCGTGACGGGCCGCCTGTCGATCGACATGAGCACGGGCGCGCCGGTGTTCCGACGCGTCGAGACCGGCGCCGTGTACCGCGACGGCGCCTTCGAAGCAGTGGCTTTCGGGCGCTGA
- a CDS encoding TlpA family protein disulfide reductase: MTATSSSRSWFRPAAIGAVVLALAGIGYASFNSGTPAPNVTFISIAGDKISTESLRGKVVMVNFWATSCVTCVKEMPQMVETYNKYKGQGLEFVAVAMQYDPPNYVLNFTETRQLPFRVAIDSAGDIARQFGDVSLTPTTFVIDKNGKIIKRYVGEPSFPELHKLLEKELAT; the protein is encoded by the coding sequence ATGACCGCCACTTCCTCTTCCCGTTCCTGGTTCAGGCCCGCCGCCATCGGCGCGGTGGTGCTGGCGCTGGCCGGCATCGGCTACGCCTCGTTCAACAGCGGCACGCCCGCGCCGAACGTCACCTTCATCAGCATCGCCGGCGACAAGATCAGTACCGAGTCCCTGCGCGGCAAGGTGGTGATGGTGAATTTCTGGGCGACCTCCTGCGTCACTTGCGTCAAGGAGATGCCGCAGATGGTCGAGACCTACAACAAGTACAAGGGGCAAGGCCTGGAGTTCGTGGCGGTGGCGATGCAGTACGACCCGCCCAACTACGTGCTGAACTTCACCGAGACCCGCCAGCTGCCGTTCAGGGTCGCGATCGATTCGGCCGGCGACATCGCGCGGCAGTTCGGCGACGTCAGCCTGACCCCGACCACGTTCGTGATCGACAAGAACGGCAAGATCATCAAGCGCTACGTGGGCGAGCCGTCCTTCCCGGAGCTGCACAAGCTGCTCGAGAAGGAACTGGCTACCTGA
- a CDS encoding PaaI family thioesterase, giving the protein MSGGWPARSSGTVYDRAFVNQASTVNPKYTPASFNEFGKDYLPGHLGIQITEVAEGRVCAELPVQPHLLAPNGYLHAGSVVTLADTAAGYACVAHLPEGATSFTTIELKSNHLGTARQGTIAVRATAVHLGRTTQVWDAIVTDKDSGKTIALFRCTQMILYPKAP; this is encoded by the coding sequence ATGAGTGGGGGCTGGCCTGCACGATCCTCGGGCACGGTGTACGATCGCGCTTTTGTCAACCAAGCGTCAACCGTGAATCCGAAATACACCCCAGCATCCTTCAACGAGTTCGGCAAGGATTACCTGCCCGGCCACCTCGGCATCCAGATCACCGAGGTCGCCGAAGGCCGCGTGTGCGCCGAGCTGCCGGTCCAGCCCCATCTGCTGGCCCCGAACGGCTACCTGCACGCCGGCAGCGTGGTCACGCTGGCCGACACCGCGGCCGGCTACGCCTGCGTCGCCCACCTGCCGGAAGGCGCCACCAGCTTCACCACCATCGAGCTGAAATCGAACCATCTCGGCACCGCACGCCAGGGCACGATCGCAGTAAGGGCGACCGCCGTGCATTTGGGCCGCACCACGCAGGTGTGGGATGCGATCGTCACGGACAAGGACAGCGGCAAGACCATTGCCCTGTTCCGCTGCACCCAGATGATCCTCTATCCCAAGGCGCCCTAG
- a CDS encoding HD domain-containing protein: MQAMLTNDLDFARYARWLCRITGAEHDLAVCDAGGAVVWAARPDGGIGDWLDGLRAAGFGWPCTGEGMQRHDAGAATLLYQPIQAKGGAIGYLAVRMAPCATPPTSWDALAETLDDIAAGIADECRLKGELDHMALELSERYEELHLVYAIDRQVQQLDPGADLFQRLLHSWAEHMDADVAAFVKPGENLCVHATNLSAPIHNLDLVLVEMRGDLYRFAHSSRAPIVINETDDPRRAYIFTDLPFKLLCCPVIQDRSVVAILVLANHLAKPDFSNSDRKLGELLANQLSGLSRMYGMLAETRKFNEQMADALIEAVEAKDPYTRGHSERVHHIAMQLGQAMNLGTRETEDLFWGALLHDVGKIGIPDAVLCKPGRLTRDEYTFIMVHPERSYEILRHIDRLKGAVPGARHHQEKFDGTGYPHGLKGADIPLNARIIAVADTYDSITSSRAYRAGRSHEVAMAEIARVAGTQLDPAIVRVLEEVCALEPEWIARFNIQRDPVATAA, encoded by the coding sequence ATGCAAGCGATGCTCACGAACGACCTCGACTTTGCGCGCTACGCGCGCTGGCTGTGCCGCATCACCGGCGCCGAGCACGACCTTGCCGTATGCGACGCCGGCGGCGCCGTGGTATGGGCGGCCCGCCCCGACGGCGGCATCGGCGACTGGCTCGACGGCCTGCGCGCGGCCGGCTTCGGCTGGCCCTGCACGGGCGAAGGCATGCAGCGCCACGACGCCGGCGCCGCCACGCTGCTGTACCAGCCGATCCAAGCCAAAGGCGGCGCTATCGGCTACCTGGCGGTGCGCATGGCCCCCTGCGCCACGCCGCCCACGTCCTGGGACGCGCTGGCGGAAACGCTCGACGACATCGCCGCCGGCATCGCCGACGAATGCCGCCTGAAGGGAGAGCTCGACCACATGGCGCTCGAGCTGTCCGAGCGCTACGAGGAACTGCACCTGGTCTACGCGATCGACCGCCAGGTGCAGCAGCTCGATCCGGGCGCCGACCTGTTCCAGCGCCTGCTGCACAGCTGGGCCGAGCACATGGATGCGGACGTGGCGGCCTTCGTGAAGCCGGGCGAGAACCTGTGCGTGCACGCGACCAACCTGTCGGCGCCGATCCATAACCTCGACCTGGTGCTGGTCGAGATGCGCGGCGACCTGTACCGCTTCGCGCATTCCTCGCGCGCCCCGATCGTCATCAACGAAACGGACGACCCGCGCCGCGCCTACATCTTCACCGACCTGCCGTTCAAGCTGCTGTGCTGCCCGGTGATCCAGGACCGCAGCGTGGTTGCGATCCTGGTGCTGGCCAATCACCTGGCCAAACCGGACTTCTCGAACAGCGACCGCAAGCTCGGCGAACTGCTCGCCAACCAGCTTTCCGGCCTGTCGCGCATGTACGGGATGCTGGCCGAGACCCGCAAGTTCAACGAACAGATGGCCGATGCCCTGATCGAAGCGGTCGAGGCCAAGGACCCCTACACGCGCGGCCATTCCGAGCGCGTGCACCACATCGCGATGCAGCTCGGCCAGGCCATGAACCTGGGCACGCGCGAGACCGAAGACCTGTTCTGGGGAGCCCTGCTGCACGACGTCGGCAAGATCGGGATTCCCGATGCCGTTCTGTGCAAGCCGGGGCGCCTGACGCGCGACGAATACACCTTCATCATGGTGCACCCGGAGCGCAGCTACGAGATCCTGCGCCACATCGACCGCCTCAAGGGCGCGGTGCCGGGAGCGCGCCATCACCAGGAAAAGTTCGACGGCACCGGGTATCCGCACGGGCTGAAAGGCGCCGACATTCCGCTCAATGCGCGCATCATCGCGGTGGCCGACACCTACGATTCGATCACCAGTTCGCGCGCCTACCGCGCCGGCCGCAGCCACGAAGTGGCGATGGCCGAGATCGCGCGCGTGGCCGGCACCCAGCTCGACCCGGCGATCGTGCGCGTGCTGGAGGAAGTCTGCGCCCTCGAGCCGGAATGGATCGCACGCTTCAACATCCAGCGCGATCCGGTGGCCACGGCGGCGTAA
- a CDS encoding RNA helicase translates to MSNSPNDSAGPDTADDAFLERELDFAERGIELVKMEGRVFLRFSGEVRYEGLRVPYRLVPARGVLAKPSKWRKLDLPARRELLEERATPDAIEQLQTEAEAFVRDIAEQADDFGWDPMLFLHVLDELETSEPAEYVFQRIAQRLTHAVEREQEERHAARTKESINLAEYPESFDVASRMGRKFIALLGPTNSGKTHRAMEALAKAASGVYLAPLRLLALENYERLQNARPHGKPIKVSLITGEERRLAEDATHVASTVEMLDTKTPVEVAVIDEIQMLADRDRGAAWTAAVCGAPASTVFLVGAPEARRAIEALAERMEVPLEVHVLKRMAPLAMEPAPVRKLGNLRRGDAVIAFSRREVLMWRDMITEKGLSVATVYGNLSPEVRRAQAERFREGQADIVVGTDALAMGLNMPIARIVMTTTVKYNGVEEEEIPAALAKQIAGRAGRYGVHEEGFVAGYDDDTHAVMRALMKEKIPPVAATGFAVAPSLEQLHRISSVTGETSLVKLLRRFVHNIDVPDGFFYPRITEEQNGRAEWLDTLPLSVAEKFMLSLVPISSRVPVLQSAWEHWALSLARKKVCKLTPHPQELLYMNLQEVEDTCRMYSAYAWLGYREPQYFPSIGEAQQLAREASERVDALLQQQNAAARQRGGSAGKGKRRR, encoded by the coding sequence ATGAGCAATTCCCCTAACGACAGCGCCGGGCCCGATACCGCCGACGACGCCTTCCTCGAGCGCGAGCTCGACTTCGCCGAGCGCGGCATCGAACTGGTCAAGATGGAGGGCCGCGTCTTCCTGCGCTTCTCGGGCGAAGTGCGCTACGAAGGCCTGCGCGTGCCCTATCGGCTGGTGCCGGCGCGCGGCGTGCTGGCCAAGCCCAGTAAATGGCGCAAGCTGGACCTGCCGGCGCGGCGCGAGCTGCTCGAAGAACGCGCCACGCCGGACGCCATCGAACAGCTGCAGACCGAGGCCGAGGCCTTCGTGCGCGACATCGCGGAACAAGCCGACGACTTCGGCTGGGACCCGATGCTGTTCCTGCACGTGCTCGACGAGCTGGAAACCTCGGAGCCGGCCGAATACGTGTTCCAGCGCATCGCGCAGCGCCTGACCCACGCGGTCGAGCGCGAGCAGGAAGAGCGCCATGCCGCGCGTACCAAGGAAAGCATCAACCTGGCCGAATACCCGGAATCCTTCGACGTGGCCAGCCGCATGGGGCGCAAGTTCATCGCCCTGCTGGGGCCGACGAATTCAGGCAAGACCCACCGCGCGATGGAAGCGCTGGCCAAGGCCGCGAGCGGGGTCTATCTCGCGCCGCTGCGCCTGCTGGCGCTGGAAAACTACGAGCGCCTGCAGAACGCGCGCCCGCACGGCAAGCCGATCAAGGTCAGCCTGATCACCGGCGAAGAACGCCGCCTCGCCGAGGATGCGACCCACGTCGCCAGCACCGTCGAGATGCTGGATACGAAAACGCCGGTCGAGGTAGCGGTGATCGACGAGATCCAGATGCTGGCCGACCGCGACCGCGGCGCCGCCTGGACCGCCGCCGTGTGCGGCGCCCCTGCATCCACCGTGTTCCTGGTGGGCGCGCCGGAAGCGCGGCGCGCGATCGAGGCACTGGCCGAACGCATGGAAGTGCCGCTCGAAGTCCATGTGTTGAAGCGCATGGCGCCGCTGGCGATGGAACCCGCGCCGGTGCGCAAGCTCGGCAACCTGCGACGCGGCGACGCCGTGATCGCCTTCTCGCGGCGCGAGGTCCTGATGTGGCGCGACATGATCACCGAGAAGGGTTTGTCGGTCGCCACCGTGTACGGCAACCTGTCGCCGGAAGTGCGGCGCGCCCAGGCCGAGCGCTTCCGCGAAGGGCAGGCCGACATCGTGGTCGGCACCGATGCGCTGGCGATGGGCCTGAACATGCCGATCGCGCGCATCGTCATGACGACGACCGTCAAGTACAACGGGGTCGAGGAAGAAGAGATCCCGGCGGCGCTGGCCAAGCAGATCGCGGGACGGGCAGGGCGCTACGGCGTGCACGAAGAGGGTTTCGTGGCCGGCTACGACGACGACACCCACGCCGTGATGCGCGCGCTGATGAAGGAGAAGATCCCGCCGGTGGCCGCCACCGGTTTCGCGGTCGCGCCTTCGCTCGAGCAGCTGCACCGCATCTCGTCGGTGACCGGCGAGACCTCGCTGGTGAAGCTGCTGCGCCGTTTTGTCCACAACATCGACGTGCCGGACGGCTTCTTCTATCCGCGCATCACCGAAGAGCAGAACGGGCGCGCCGAGTGGCTCGACACGCTGCCGCTGTCGGTGGCCGAGAAGTTCATGCTGTCGCTGGTGCCGATCTCCAGCCGGGTGCCGGTGCTGCAGAGCGCGTGGGAGCACTGGGCGCTGTCGCTGGCCAGGAAGAAGGTCTGCAAGCTGACGCCGCATCCGCAGGAGCTGCTCTACATGAACCTGCAGGAGGTCGAGGATACCTGCCGCATGTACTCGGCCTATGCGTGGCTGGGCTACCGCGAGCCGCAGTATTTCCCGAGCATCGGCGAGGCGCAGCAGCTGGCGCGCGAGGCGTCGGAACGGGTGGATGCCCTCTTGCAGCAGCAGAATGCGGCGGCACGGCAGCGCGGCGGGTCGGCGGGCAAGGGCAAGCGCAGGCGCTAG
- the rsmI gene encoding 16S rRNA (cytidine(1402)-2'-O)-methyltransferase has protein sequence MTEQQTIDIAQLPVMGEAAQQSYPTATLYVVATPIGNVTDITLRALHLLALADVVACEDTRKTGALLQRFGLNKQTIAAHMHNEREVADKIVERLAGGQRVALVSDAGTPAVSDPGARIVDAVRTAGLNVVPLPGPSAAITALSASGLVNDRFHFVGFLPAKSKQRESALAELARETSTLVFYEAPHRIVDCVEALMSTFEPTRQVVFARELSKLFEEVHRCPLGEALAWVKADQHRERGEFVVLVEGAVLATDAQDAEAERILQILLTECSVKQAANLAAQITGRKKNALYERALQIKGE, from the coding sequence ATGACAGAACAGCAGACCATCGACATCGCCCAGCTTCCCGTCATGGGCGAAGCGGCCCAGCAGTCCTATCCTACCGCAACGCTGTATGTCGTGGCTACACCGATCGGCAATGTCACCGACATCACGCTGCGCGCACTGCACCTGCTGGCGCTCGCCGATGTCGTGGCTTGCGAAGACACGCGCAAGACCGGCGCACTGCTGCAGCGCTTCGGCCTGAACAAGCAGACCATTGCCGCGCACATGCACAACGAGCGCGAGGTGGCCGACAAGATCGTCGAGCGCCTGGCAGGCGGACAGCGCGTGGCGCTGGTGTCGGACGCCGGCACGCCGGCCGTGTCCGACCCGGGCGCGCGCATCGTCGACGCGGTACGCACCGCCGGGCTGAACGTGGTACCGCTGCCGGGGCCGTCGGCGGCCATCACCGCCCTGTCGGCCAGCGGGCTGGTCAACGACCGGTTTCACTTCGTCGGCTTCCTGCCGGCGAAATCGAAGCAGCGCGAAAGCGCGCTGGCCGAACTGGCGCGCGAGACCTCGACGCTCGTCTTCTACGAAGCGCCGCACCGCATCGTCGATTGCGTCGAAGCCTTGATGTCGACGTTCGAGCCGACCCGCCAGGTGGTGTTCGCGCGCGAGCTGAGCAAGCTGTTCGAGGAAGTGCACCGCTGCCCGCTCGGCGAGGCCCTGGCCTGGGTGAAAGCCGACCAGCACCGCGAGCGCGGCGAGTTCGTGGTGCTGGTGGAAGGGGCGGTCCTCGCCACCGATGCGCAGGATGCGGAAGCGGAACGCATCCTGCAGATCCTGTTGACGGAGTGTTCGGTGAAGCAGGCCGCCAACCTGGCGGCGCAGATTACCGGGCGCAAGAAGAACGCCCTCTACGAGCGGGCCCTGCAGATCAAGGGCGAGTAA